The Catenulispora sp. EB89 DNA segment TGACGGTGCGGCGCGCGCTGGAGACGATGTGCCAGGACGGGCTGCTGGACCGGCGGCGCGGGCGCGTCGGCGGCACGTTCGTCGCGCCGAACTGGGAGGAGATCGCCGCGGCGTTCCGCGACGAGGAGCAGGCGGCGTCGCTGGAGGACTTCCATCTGCTGCTGGAGTGCGGGCTGGTCGCGCGGTCCGCGGACGAGCTGCCGCCGGACTGGGACTCCGGGCTGTTGGCTGTGGTCGACGAGATGAACGCCGCCGACGACCATGCCGAGTTGCTGCGGTTGGAGACGTGCTTCCATCTCGGGTTGGCCGAGGCGCTGGGGAACGGGATGGCCGGCGAGGAGGTCGCGGATCTGCTGGGGCGGCTGTGTCTGCTGGCAGCGGTGCCGGCGGCGGGGCTGTTGCAGGAGCGGAACAAGCATCATGCTGATTTGCTCGCCGCTCTGGAGCTGGGGCGGTTGGATGCCGCGGTCGGTGCGGTGAAGGCGCATCAGGTGGGATGGGGCGTGGGAGTCAGGGCTTAGCGGGGTTGGGGCTGCGGCGGTCTTACGTCTGAAGGGCTAGGGCCAAAGCCGGATACCGCTTGGTGTGGCGGGCTGCGAGTGTGGTGTCACGTCGTTGACGATCATCGGCCGGCTGTCGCTTCCGGTCGTCGCACTCGCCTGGTTGAGGATTGATGAGCACTGAGGTCGCCGCTCCCCCCGCTCCCCCCGATGCCCCTGTGCGTTCCGCCGGTTCGTGGCGCGAGCTGTTCCTGGGCGGCACCGGCATGCTGGTGGTCGGGCTGCTCATGCTCGAGTTCGCGACGGCGATGCAGTACTTCGCGGTGGCGGTGGTGATGCCCTTGGTGGCGCACGATCTGAACGCCGAGCGTTCCTACGGCTGGCTGCTCGGCTCGTACGGCATGGCGATGATCGCCGCCGCACCGCTGACACCCGGGATCACGGCGCGGCTGGGGCGGATGCGGGCGGCCGGGGCGGCGTCGGTGGTGTTCGTGGCCGGCGGGGCGCTGGCGGCGGTGTCCGGGTCGGCTGTGCTCTTCGTCGTCGCGCGCCTGTTGCAGGGTCTCGGGTCCGGGGTGCTGACCACGTTCGGGGTGAGCGCCGTCGCGCATTCCATCCCGGAGCGGCTGCGCAAGCGCGTCTACTCGCTGATCTCGGCGATGTGGCTGCTGCCGGCGTTTCTCGGGCCGGTGTACGCCTCGACCGTGTCGGACCTGCTGGGGTGGCGGTGGGCGCTGAC contains these protein-coding regions:
- a CDS encoding FadR/GntR family transcriptional regulator, whose translation is MANSAGKFGPYPAPASAAPARGANTARLPVRQQTGAELIRSRIALRVRLGVLAPGERLPDTGVIADELGMSEMTVRRALETMCQDGLLDRRRGRVGGTFVAPNWEEIAAAFRDEEQAASLEDFHLLLECGLVARSADELPPDWDSGLLAVVDEMNAADDHAELLRLETCFHLGLAEALGNGMAGEEVADLLGRLCLLAAVPAAGLLQERNKHHADLLAALELGRLDAAVGAVKAHQVGWGVGVRA